The following coding sequences lie in one Periophthalmus magnuspinnatus isolate fPerMag1 chromosome 24, fPerMag1.2.pri, whole genome shotgun sequence genomic window:
- the cd2ap gene encoding CD2-associated protein isoform X2, with the protein MFARNLTFKRSILEVKRDSKEAKETKETKNESKEEAPAQPAQLREKSAGNVANLVHRMSAIGIPLGGFQPHPPAASKKPKRRQCKVLFDYQPQNEDELELKVGDIIDVTEEVEEGWWSGTFNGKSGLFPSNFVKELDTATEDGESSEATPEEPGMKDEAAATENASTPTSPPGSAGNGALRPPSKIMGVGFGDIFAGAPLKLKPVPSVPSAKPAHPNHPTPTPTEAPKGDADSRGSMKRHTKEYCKVTFAFEATNEDELTLKEGDIVHILSKDTGEPGWWRGEVGGKEGVFPDNFVSMVNDADKDVGASRGTLNMKTSLRSDHEEKPRKPPPPSKQSIVHKPEVPSAEKKPHSIRSEDKVDKPVPEKHSKPAPQPPPKPTAHGKVRPMSHPPKRPDKPLAPSASLRHNGEVPSTRSKPEPEPLPQLPVSKPRAPAAEVTDKPAEPDLMSFDDLTSTSHKLSHLTADRPKMTGKRPPTQFGASSPSKEVNVEKSFKTDEEDATKPKLTETRKPSINNVPQSPSHLKTSLSIEAKSTTPASSGGGGGGDSTSAGVKGRLEPEDHGAGYEELRRQMRELLLTVELLKAQQSKEILELRGELEEERHKRQALQIEIEKLKRTVHLT; encoded by the exons ATGTTCGCCAGGAATTTGACTTTTAAAAGATCCATCTTG GAGGTGAAAAGGGATTCTAAAGAGGCCAAGGAGACCAAGGAGACTAAGAATGAGTCCAAAGAGGAGGCTCCCGCTCAGCCGGCTCAGCTCCGGGAAAAGTCCGCAGGGAACGTGGCCAACCTGGTTCATCGGATGAGCGCCATAGGGATCCCTCTGGGAGGCTTTCAGCCACACCCCCCAGCCGCCTCTAAGA AGCCCAAAAGGAGACAGTGCAAGGTGCTGTTCGACTACCAGCCCCAGAACGAAGACGAGCTCGAGCTGAAGGTTGGGGACATCATTGACGTCACAGAAGAG GTGGAGGAAGGCTGGTGGAGTGGCACTTTTAATGGGAAGTCTGGACTTTTTCCTTCAAACTTTGTCAAAGAACTGGACACAGCCACAGAGGACGGAGAGTCCAGTGAGGCCACGCCAGAGGAGCCGGGGATGAAAGACG AAGCAGCTGCCACAGAAAATGCCAGCACCCCCACGTCACCTCCAGGGAGTGCGGGGAACGGAGCGCTGCGGCCCCCCTCTAAGATCATGGGGGTTGGCTTTGGGGACATCTTCGCTGGAGCTCCTTTGAAATTAAAA CCTGTCCCATCTGTACCATCTGCAAAGCCTGCCCATCCCAACCATcccacccccaccccaacaGAAGCACCCAAGGGAGACGCAGACAGCAGGGGCTCCATGAAACGACACA caaaagAATACTGCAAAGTCACATTTGCGTTTGAAGCCACAAATGAAGACGAGCTCACACTAAAAGAGGGGGACATCGTTCACATCCTCAGCAAG GACACAGGGGAGCCCGGCTGGTGGAGAGGGGAAGTCGGAGGGAAAGAGGGCGTGTTCCCTGACAACTTTGTCAGTATGGTCAATGACGCAGACAAAGAT GTTGGAGCATCAAGGGGGACCCTGAACATGAAGACGTCACTACGGTCAGACCATGAAGAG AAACCAAGAAAGCCACCACCACCGTCAAAGCAAAGTATTG TGCATAAACCAGAGGTGCCAAGTGCGGAAAAGAAACCTCATTCCATCCGGTCAGAGGATAAAG TTGACAAACCAGTGCCAGAAAAGCATTCAAAGCCTGCGCCGCAGCCCCCTCCCAAGCCAACGGCCCACGGGAAAGTCCGCCCCATGAGTCACCCACCCAAACGTCCTGACAAGCCCCTCGCCCCCTCAGCCAGCCTCAG ACACAATGGAGAGGTGCCTTCTACTCGGTCAAAGCCAGAGCCTGAGCCATTACCACAGTTACCCGTGTCCAAACCCAGGGCTCCTGCTGCAGAGGTCACAGACAAGCCCGCAGAGCCAG ACCTGATGAGTTTTGACGATTTGACGTCTACCTCACACAAGCTCTCCCACCTCACTGCAGACAGACCAAAGATGACTGGGAAGAGACCGCCCACACAGTTTGGAGCATCCTCA CCCAGTAAGGAAGTAAATGTGGAGAAGTCCTTTAAGACTGATGAAGAGGATGCAACCAAGCCAAAGCTAACAGAAACCAGAAAG CCTTCAATCAACAATGTGCCCCAGTCCCCCTCTCATCTGAAGACCAGTTTATCCATTGAGGCCAAGTCCACCACTCCTGCCTCTAGTGGTGGCGGTGGCGGCGGGGACAGCACCAGCGCAGGGGTGAAAGGTCGTCTGGAGCCAGAGGACCACGGTGCAGGCTACGAGGAGCTCaggagacagatgagagagCTGCTATTGACTGTGGAGCTGCTCAAGGCTCAGCAATC gaaaGAGATCTTGGAACTGCGcggagagctggaggaggagcgaCACAAGCGGCAAGCTCTGCAG